Proteins from a genomic interval of Periophthalmus magnuspinnatus isolate fPerMag1 chromosome 11, fPerMag1.2.pri, whole genome shotgun sequence:
- the LOC117378755 gene encoding tumor necrosis factor receptor superfamily member 6B-like produces the protein MTWTVQLLCLLVCLAPVSCVEEMFRGVDPVSGAEVMCHQCPPGQFLRQRCTAAQQSVCEDCPPGSFTALWNHISRCLRCGVCGRNMEETRSCSRDRDCDCQCKHGYFYSQRAGMCVRWSECATGQGVTAPGSPFEDIVCALCANGTFSDQVSSESTCSAHKTCSAHEKAIIKGNSWHDAVCATCQEARHKDPEDILRTILPSFFSHHTLSLRRLRHVVSKLPSVQGRVLRRRSLSGLNQDQLRSRLDLWIRESHPDYFRTLHKILQETGAAYTAEKLQHKLDRIKSALNHICPNGNGTELELNQV, from the exons ATG ACGTGGACTGTCCAGCTCTTGTGCCTGCTTGTGTGTTTGGCGCCGGTGAGTTGCGTAGAGGAGATGTTTCGTGGCGTGGATCCGGTGAGCGGGGCGGAGGTCATGTGCCATCAGTGTCCGCCGGGTCAGTTCCTCCGGCAGCGCTGCACGGCGGCGCAGCAGAGCGTGTGTGAAGACTGCCCCCCCGGATCATTCACGGCGCTGTGGAACCACATCAGCCGCTGTCTGCGCTGCGGCGTCTGCGGCCGCAACATGGAGGAAACGCGCAGCTGCAGTCGAGACCGAGACTGTGACTGTCAGTGTAAACACGGCTACTTCTACAGCCAGCGCGCGGGAATGTGTGTGCGCTGGAGCGAGTGCGCCACGGGACAAGGAGTCACTGCgccag GAAGTCCATTTGAGGACATagtctgtgctctgtgtgcaaATGGGACATTCTCAGACCAGGTATCCTCTGAGTCCacatgctccgcccacaagacATGCTCCGCGCACGAGAAGGCCATTATCAAGGGCAACAGTTGGCATGATGCTGTGTGCGCCACCTGCCAGGAAGCAAGGCATAAAG aCCCCGAGGACATCTTGAGAACCATCTTGCCGTCCTTCTTCTCTCACCATACCCTGTCACTGCGTCGTCTTCGTCATGTGGTGAGTAAACTGCCCTCTGTTCAGGGGAGAGTGCTACGACGACGTAGCCtctcaggactaaatcaggatcagCTCAGGAGCAGACTGGACCTGTGGATCCGGGAATCCCATCCAGACTATTTCAGAACTCTGCACAAGATCTTGCAGGAGACCGGGGCCGCGTACACAGCAGAGAAACTACAACACAAACTGGACCGCATCAAATCCGCACTGAACCACATTTGCCCTAATGGAAACGGGACtgaattagaactaaaccaggtataa